In the Candidatus Binatia bacterium genome, one interval contains:
- a CDS encoding arsenate reductase ArsC, with amino-acid sequence MNLVIFACVHNAGRSQMAAAFFNELANPSDARAISAGTSPGTQVHPEVVAAMQEVGIDLAGARPQLLTAELAAGAKILVTMGCGEACPVVPGVRREDWPLEDPKGKPIERVREIRDEIRSRIRELIVREDWSRPSRSSTTA; translated from the coding sequence GTGAACCTCGTGATCTTTGCGTGCGTCCACAACGCGGGCCGCTCGCAGATGGCCGCCGCGTTCTTCAACGAACTGGCGAACCCGTCTGATGCAAGAGCGATCTCCGCGGGAACTTCGCCGGGGACTCAGGTTCATCCGGAAGTTGTCGCGGCAATGCAGGAGGTAGGAATCGACCTGGCCGGCGCCCGTCCTCAACTTCTGACTGCCGAGCTTGCCGCGGGTGCAAAGATCCTCGTTACGATGGGATGCGGCGAGGCGTGCCCGGTCGTGCCCGGCGTGCGGCGCGAGGACTGGCCGCTCGAGGATCCGAAAGGAAAACCCATCGAGCGAGTTCGCGAGATCCGCGACGAGATTCGCTCGCGCATCCGGGAGCTTATTGTCCGCGAGGATTGGAGCCGGCCGAGTCGGTCGTCGACGACCGCATAG
- a CDS encoding DUF4823 domain-containing protein: MRAAYIALAFLAATGCGAYNVTRSPVAPGAIAASATDRIRVMEATDGSLEGHVYGGSGRNLAARVVQALQGNFVDVALVSTSNLSEALGLSRADHARYLIVPTILGWEDRNSKWSMMPDRVSVQLALRDVATDTTVNAISYQAQSRRQFINGNPPPEALLNKNFDRAVRELLQR, encoded by the coding sequence ATGCGTGCGGCTTACATTGCCCTGGCTTTCCTCGCCGCGACCGGATGCGGCGCCTACAACGTCACGAGGTCACCGGTAGCGCCGGGTGCGATCGCGGCCTCTGCCACAGACCGAATTCGCGTCATGGAGGCCACGGACGGAAGCCTGGAGGGGCACGTCTACGGCGGCTCGGGCCGCAATCTTGCCGCACGGGTTGTCCAGGCCCTGCAGGGTAACTTCGTCGACGTCGCTCTCGTCTCTACCTCGAATCTGTCGGAGGCGCTGGGATTGTCCCGGGCGGACCACGCACGGTACCTGATCGTACCGACCATCCTCGGCTGGGAAGACCGAAACTCGAAGTGGTCGATGATGCCGGATCGCGTCAGCGTGCAGCTCGCCCTGCGAGACGTGGCGACTGACACCACCGTGAACGCGATTAGCTACCAGGCGCAGAGTCGCCGGCAGTTCATCAACGGGAACCCGCCACCGGAAGCACTACTGAACAAGAACTTCGATCGCGCGGTCCGCGAGCTCCTGCAGCGGTAG
- a CDS encoding site-specific integrase encodes MQCKLTKRTVEAIPAPAGTSTEIIVRDSELPGFGLRVTATGGRIYFAEPRLAGRRRRIRIGRHGVVTADQAREKAKEILAHTLLGEDIASARQQARQCPTVAHLLNTYADRFANSHKKARTIAEDERMAKLHILPALGTTRTSEVTGEDIACLRRAMEKTPIRFNACRALLSHAFNLALRGEHGPLGPGWGITSNPCSYIPKYPTRKKERFLSQDEFSALGKALIAVGTGKRPLRAPVISAIRLLALTGARRDEIRTCRWEWVDFENAYLRLPDSKTGAKAIPLPAAAVTVLKELRAAHPFSKWVIPGKAPGTCLNDLEHPWQRVRKAAGLTDVRLHDLRHSHASTAVVGGIPLRIVGAILGHRNLSTTDRYAHLGVDPVREGVERVGDLIAGRLAAGA; translated from the coding sequence ATGCAGTGCAAACTTACCAAGCGAACGGTTGAAGCGATCCCGGCCCCTGCCGGGACAAGCACCGAGATCATAGTCCGAGACAGCGAGCTGCCGGGATTCGGGCTGCGGGTGACCGCGACCGGCGGCCGGATCTACTTCGCAGAACCGCGGCTTGCCGGCCGGCGCCGGCGAATCCGCATCGGTCGGCACGGCGTTGTCACCGCCGACCAGGCCCGAGAGAAGGCGAAGGAGATTCTTGCCCATACGCTTCTCGGCGAGGACATCGCATCGGCCCGCCAGCAGGCCCGCCAGTGCCCTACCGTCGCCCATCTTCTGAATACGTACGCCGATCGCTTTGCGAACTCGCATAAGAAGGCCCGAACCATCGCCGAGGACGAGCGGATGGCCAAGCTCCACATCCTTCCCGCGCTGGGAACCACGCGAACCAGCGAGGTAACCGGAGAGGACATCGCCTGCCTTCGCCGAGCGATGGAAAAGACGCCCATCCGGTTCAATGCATGCCGAGCGCTCCTCTCCCACGCCTTCAACTTGGCGCTTCGCGGTGAGCACGGCCCTCTGGGACCCGGCTGGGGCATCACCTCGAACCCGTGCAGCTACATCCCGAAGTACCCTACACGGAAGAAGGAGCGGTTCCTGTCGCAGGACGAATTTTCTGCGCTCGGTAAGGCGCTGATTGCGGTGGGAACGGGGAAACGACCGCTCCGTGCGCCGGTGATCTCCGCCATCCGCCTCCTCGCGCTCACGGGTGCCCGGCGAGACGAGATTCGCACCTGTCGATGGGAATGGGTGGACTTCGAGAACGCCTACCTACGGCTCCCCGACTCGAAGACTGGCGCGAAAGCGATCCCACTCCCGGCCGCTGCGGTAACGGTGTTGAAGGAACTTCGCGCGGCGCATCCGTTCTCAAAGTGGGTCATCCCCGGGAAGGCGCCGGGAACTTGCCTCAACGACCTCGAACACCCGTGGCAGCGCGTCCGGAAGGCTGCTGGCCTTACGGACGTGCGTCTTCACGACTTGCGGCACTCTCACGCCAGCACCGCAGTCGTTGGTGGAATCCCACTGCGGATCGTTGGTGCGATCCTCGGCCATCGTAATCTCTCCACAACCGATCGTTATGCTCATCTCGGCGTTGATCCGGTTCGCGAAGGAGTAGAACGAGTCGGGGATCTGATCGCAGGCAGGTTGGCTGCCGGGGCGTAG
- a CDS encoding tetratricopeptide repeat protein, with translation LQEAWHLNQWEIAPLIAFAQDLLVRRAAIVPTFMRSLCQWLPSFDHGRNSEPLLRATLVQIEEHPTTDPLDLTTTLSNLAWALQCLGRFSEAEEYLRRALELDESAKGPDEGALAIRCNQLAGCLSSLGRPADAECYARRALEHSEREYGPNRYETLVCVGWVAAFAWNRGNLTDGEALFRREFDGLEKLFGFDHPATLRAAIVFSKILDDQGDSRGAESLCRRAVESEKRIFGPEHSITLGGISTLGVLLRRKGDYTDAETMLRHVLECRDRTRGPEHPATLESVDHLAVLLTKKGDYTSAERLFRRALDGRERVFGPEHPESYDTTAHLAELLREKGDYVGAEPLCRRVLEARERAVGPEHPSTQIAMVNLAVLLTKKGEYASAEPLFQRALEGRKRLLGPEHRGTQWVMEKWAEILVERGDYAGAEPLYRQVMETRERILGKEHPLTVESAKELAGVLEAVGRFDEAAPLLERVLDVQERMLGEEHSDTLIRMNNLAFSLGRKGDYMAAEPVFRRVLATRERVLGPEHPQTLGSVNSLALFLERKGDYVAAEPLLRRALEARERVLGWEHPDTLASGTSYSATLRKRGRAEPAEMIDRRVVATTANLLGDIHPRTIHSRNNLVLTLVMLGKLEEARHILATNWRLNAPLHANTTPRVAFLRHIATLLESQPDTPFLGELKTLLIGLELPMSSDVAVPWDIAYFVEYLRPKLPVGAPEFLTALVAAQNDRAKLPELDHFTEWRDQAPLPLETPWPET, from the coding sequence TTGCAGGAAGCCTGGCATTTGAATCAGTGGGAGATTGCTCCCCTGATTGCCTTTGCCCAAGATCTGCTCGTGCGGCGTGCTGCCATCGTTCCTACATTCATGCGTTCACTTTGCCAGTGGCTGCCTTCGTTCGATCATGGCCGCAACTCAGAACCCCTCCTACGAGCAACCCTCGTCCAAATCGAAGAGCATCCAACCACAGATCCGCTTGACCTGACGACCACGCTGTCCAACTTGGCTTGGGCTCTTCAATGCCTCGGTCGGTTTTCCGAGGCCGAAGAATACCTACGCCGCGCCTTGGAACTTGACGAAAGTGCCAAGGGACCTGATGAAGGGGCATTGGCGATAAGGTGCAACCAGCTTGCCGGCTGCCTGTCGTCTCTCGGCCGGCCGGCCGACGCCGAGTGCTACGCAAGGCGCGCACTTGAACACAGCGAGAGAGAATACGGCCCGAACCGCTACGAGACGCTCGTGTGCGTCGGCTGGGTTGCCGCATTTGCGTGGAACAGAGGGAATCTTACCGATGGCGAAGCCCTATTTCGACGCGAGTTCGACGGTTTAGAGAAGCTGTTTGGATTCGATCACCCAGCCACACTGCGAGCGGCAATCGTGTTCTCAAAAATACTGGACGACCAAGGAGATTCACGGGGGGCGGAATCCCTTTGTCGGCGAGCTGTGGAAAGCGAAAAGCGGATCTTTGGACCGGAGCATTCCATAACTCTTGGGGGGATTTCCACTCTGGGCGTCTTGCTACGCCGTAAAGGCGACTACACAGACGCAGAGACAATGCTGCGGCACGTTTTGGAGTGCCGTGACCGCACCCGGGGACCGGAGCATCCTGCCACGTTAGAGAGCGTTGACCACCTTGCCGTCCTGTTGACGAAGAAAGGCGACTACACGAGTGCCGAGAGGTTGTTTCGGCGTGCCTTGGACGGGCGTGAACGAGTATTCGGGCCCGAGCACCCCGAGAGCTACGACACCACGGCGCACCTAGCTGAACTGCTGCGTGAGAAAGGCGACTATGTAGGTGCGGAACCACTCTGCCGTCGGGTGCTCGAAGCTCGCGAGCGCGCTGTGGGGCCAGAACATCCCAGCACGCAGATTGCCATGGTCAATCTGGCCGTGTTGCTGACCAAGAAAGGGGAATACGCAAGCGCTGAACCGTTGTTTCAGCGGGCCCTAGAGGGCCGCAAGCGCCTTCTCGGACCGGAGCATCGCGGCACACAGTGGGTGATGGAGAAGTGGGCTGAAATATTGGTCGAGCGCGGTGACTACGCCGGTGCAGAGCCGTTGTACCGACAAGTGATGGAAACCAGAGAGCGGATACTAGGGAAGGAACATCCTTTGACTGTAGAGAGTGCGAAGGAGCTGGCAGGAGTTTTGGAGGCCGTAGGTCGTTTTGACGAAGCCGCACCTTTGCTCGAGCGAGTCTTGGATGTGCAGGAGCGGATGCTCGGCGAAGAGCATTCCGATACGCTGATCAGAATGAACAACTTGGCCTTCTCGCTGGGTAGGAAGGGGGACTACATGGCCGCTGAGCCAGTCTTCCGCCGGGTGCTGGCTACCCGCGAGCGGGTGCTGGGGCCGGAGCATCCTCAAACACTAGGAAGCGTGAACAGCTTGGCCTTATTCCTGGAGCGGAAAGGGGACTATGTGGCCGCCGAGCCACTCCTCCGGCGGGCACTCGAGGCCCGCGAGCGGGTGCTGGGGTGGGAGCATCCTGACACGCTTGCTAGCGGGACTAGCTACAGCGCAACCTTACGCAAGCGCGGCCGCGCTGAGCCGGCTGAAATGATTGACCGAAGAGTGGTAGCGACGACCGCGAATCTACTTGGGGACATCCATCCGCGTACTATTCACAGCCGGAACAATCTGGTCCTTACCCTCGTCATGCTCGGCAAGCTGGAGGAAGCCCGACATATACTCGCGACGAACTGGCGTCTGAATGCTCCACTGCACGCGAACACTACACCGCGCGTCGCGTTCCTTCGCCACATCGCCACCCTGCTCGAATCGCAACCGGACACTCCCTTCCTCGGCGAGCTCAAAACCCTCCTAATCGGCCTGGAACTTCCGATGTCTAGCGACGTGGCCGTCCCGTGGGACATCGCCTACTTCGTCGAATACCTGCGTCCGAAGCTTCCCGTGGGCGCTCCGGAATTCCTCACCGCCCTCGTCGCTGCGCAGAACGATCGCGCGAAGCTGCCGGAACTCGACCACTTCACCGAATGGCGTGACCAGGCACCACTTCCGCTCGAAACTCCTTGGCCAGAAACCTGA
- a CDS encoding MIP/aquaporin family protein, which yields MSDDATPTLARPAFAEGIGTCFLLAAVVGSGIMAERFFPDSIGLALLANTIATGAALAALILSLAPISGAQFNPAVTLSAVLARQLPPADAVLYLAAQVSGAIFGVALADLMFELPAFSISQHARHGFGQLLSEFVATFGLLTVIWGCSRSSSRVAVAVAAYITAAYWFTASTSFANPAVTVARSLSNTFAGIAPADVAGFVVVQLAGAVSSTLLFRWLLSEPAAVRDEDVRSARVTQPETIA from the coding sequence ATAAGCGACGATGCGACTCCGACGCTTGCCCGGCCAGCTTTCGCCGAGGGCATCGGCACCTGCTTTCTGCTCGCGGCGGTAGTCGGGTCGGGAATCATGGCCGAGCGGTTTTTCCCGGACAGCATCGGGCTGGCACTTCTTGCGAACACGATCGCGACCGGCGCCGCGCTGGCCGCGCTGATTCTCAGCCTGGCGCCGATATCGGGGGCTCAGTTCAATCCGGCTGTCACTCTTTCGGCTGTGCTGGCTCGACAGTTGCCGCCCGCAGATGCGGTGCTCTATCTCGCGGCACAGGTCTCGGGCGCGATCTTCGGCGTTGCGCTGGCCGATCTCATGTTCGAGCTGCCCGCGTTCTCGATATCGCAGCACGCCCGCCACGGCTTCGGACAGTTGCTGAGCGAATTCGTCGCGACGTTCGGCCTCCTCACGGTGATCTGGGGCTGCTCGCGGTCCTCGTCGAGAGTCGCAGTCGCCGTCGCTGCCTACATCACGGCGGCGTACTGGTTCACGGCCTCTACGTCGTTTGCCAATCCTGCGGTTACCGTGGCTCGCTCTCTCAGCAACACGTTCGCGGGAATCGCTCCGGCCGACGTTGCCGGTTTCGTCGTCGTGCAACTCGCGGGCGCCGTCAGCTCCACCCTGCTCTTCCGATGGCTGCTGTCCGAACCCGCGGCGGTTCGCGACGAAGACGTGCGATCGGCTCGCGTCACCCAGCCCGAGACAATCGCGTGA
- a CDS encoding helix-turn-helix domain-containing protein, with translation MTEPEKASWPHLTTRDVAALLGCRPQTLEKWRMTGDGPPFCVVGRGSIRYSPESVQAWLASRARRSTSDPGRDNNQNQP, from the coding sequence ATGACAGAACCGGAGAAGGCCTCTTGGCCCCACCTGACCACGCGTGATGTCGCGGCACTACTCGGCTGCCGCCCGCAGACGCTTGAGAAATGGCGTATGACCGGCGACGGACCTCCATTCTGCGTGGTGGGTCGAGGGTCGATTCGCTACTCGCCTGAGTCGGTGCAGGCCTGGCTGGCATCTCGCGCTCGGCGCTCCACGAGTGATCCCGGCCGCGACAACAATCAGAACCAACCCTGA
- a CDS encoding metalloregulator ArsR/SmtB family transcription factor, whose protein sequence is MKKISPCCPPVLHAALNESEAEGLASSLKALADPARLRILSLIAAQPESEACVCHLTEPIGLSQPTMTHHLQVLHGAGILDRDKRGAWVYYKIVPDRLEEIRSALATRIPRPKVANRR, encoded by the coding sequence ATGAAGAAAATCAGCCCCTGCTGTCCGCCGGTCCTGCACGCGGCGCTCAACGAAAGCGAAGCCGAGGGGCTCGCCTCTTCGCTCAAGGCCCTGGCCGATCCTGCGCGGCTTCGCATCCTCAGCCTGATCGCCGCGCAGCCGGAGTCGGAGGCCTGCGTCTGCCACCTCACCGAGCCGATCGGCCTCTCGCAGCCGACGATGACGCACCATCTGCAAGTCCTGCACGGCGCCGGAATCCTTGATCGCGACAAGCGCGGAGCGTGGGTCTACTACAAGATCGTTCCCGACCGCCTCGAAGAGATCCGCAGCGCGCTCGCGACGCGCATCCCCCGGCCGAAGGTCGCGAACCGACGATAA
- a CDS encoding VF530 family protein, with amino-acid sequence MNEPQPNNPLHGISLKTMLEELVERYGWAGMAERIRIRCFSENPSVASSLKFLRKTEWARQKLERLYLDDRQAMERNRKRNQRRATMRANRVEPGSTDEDKSQEPDLER; translated from the coding sequence ATGAATGAGCCACAGCCCAACAATCCGCTGCACGGCATCAGCCTCAAGACGATGCTGGAGGAACTGGTCGAGCGGTACGGCTGGGCGGGGATGGCCGAGCGCATTCGGATCCGCTGCTTTAGCGAGAACCCGAGCGTGGCGTCGAGTCTCAAGTTCCTGCGCAAGACCGAATGGGCCCGTCAGAAGCTGGAACGCCTCTATCTCGACGACCGCCAGGCGATGGAGAGAAACCGCAAGCGCAACCAGCGCCGCGCCACGATGCGGGCGAACCGCGTCGAGCCTGGGTCGACGGACGAGGACAAGTCGCAGGAACCTGACCTGGAACGATGA
- a CDS encoding ArsI/CadI family heavy metal resistance metalloenzyme translates to MSNTFHVAVYVQDIPQAVEQYRKMLGIEPAKVRHDYAKFELADPPVIFSLNIGGEAGKLSHLGIRYGDTGEVATEMVRVKQAEIPLLQQTGTTCCYAKADKFWVRDADGIPWEMYALIEDADAETAADPSLRSFLGQQSAGTSGESERRSPAADCCAPAGLSGSACADN, encoded by the coding sequence ATGTCGAATACCTTCCACGTCGCCGTCTACGTCCAGGACATCCCCCAGGCGGTCGAGCAATACCGCAAGATGCTCGGAATCGAGCCCGCCAAGGTCCGCCATGACTATGCGAAGTTCGAGCTGGCCGATCCGCCGGTGATTTTCTCGCTGAACATCGGAGGTGAAGCCGGAAAGCTGAGCCACCTCGGCATTCGCTACGGCGATACCGGCGAGGTCGCGACCGAAATGGTCCGCGTAAAGCAGGCCGAGATTCCGCTTCTGCAGCAGACCGGCACCACGTGCTGCTACGCGAAGGCCGACAAGTTCTGGGTTCGCGACGCCGACGGGATCCCGTGGGAGATGTACGCACTGATCGAGGACGCCGATGCCGAGACGGCTGCCGACCCTTCGCTGCGGTCCTTCCTCGGCCAGCAGTCGGCCGGCACGAGCGGTGAATCGGAGCGCAGATCTCCTGCCGCCGACTGCTGCGCA